The genomic stretch GAGTGATGTCCTGGCCGGCCTGCACGCCCTGAAACAGGGGCTGGTCAGGGCTGGCGGCTATTCCGCCGCGCGGACATTTTTGGAGGATTCCATGACCGCCTATGAAAGCGCCCTGGGTCAGGGCTATCCCAAGGCATGAGGAGTGCGTATGAGCGACAAAAATATCGATAAGAAATACGAAGATTTGTCTTGTTCCTGCGCGGACTTGCCGCAGCTTGATTTTGGTACCTTTGTTTTGTCGATGAGTTCTTCGGCCCTGGTTCATCTGGGCGAGGTACCGGAACCGGAAAGCGGCCAGGTTATGGAAAATATTCTGGCAGCCAAGCAAACCATCGATATTCTGTGCATGTTGGAGCGTAAGACCAAGGGCAACCTGACCCCGCAAGAGGCGCGGTTACTCAAGGACATGTTGTTTGAATTGCGGATGAAATACGTCCAGAAGGCCAAATAGGAGCATGTCATGAAACGTGTTGGATTGGTCGGGGTGACCGGCTACACGGGCATGGAGCTGGCCCGGATTCTTCTGGGGCATCCCGGCATGCGCCTGACACAGGTCACATCCCGCAAGGAAGCGGGCAAGCGGCTGGCGGAAATTTATCCGTTTCTGCAGGGCACCGAATTGTCGGACTTGATGATTACCGCGCCGGACACATCTTTTCTGGCCGCCAACTGCGATCTGGTTTTTTTGGCCGTGCCGCATTGCACGGCCATGGAAATGGCCGCCGAGCTGCGTGCCAAGGGCGCGCGGGTGGTCGATCTGAGCGCGGATTTCCGGCTGCGTTCCAAGGATGTCTACGAAAGTTGGTACAAGGTCGAGCACACCCGCCCCGACCTGTTGCCCGAGGCTGTCTATGGTTTGCCCGAGCTGTACGCGGACCGGATCGTCGGGGCGAGTCTGGTGGCCAACCCGGGTTGCTATCCGACCTCGGCCATCCTGGCCCTGTACCCGGCCTTGAAGGCCGGACTGATCTCGCCCGAGGATTTGGTCGTGGATTCCAAATCCGGTACCACCGGTGCCGGGCGCAAGGCGGGCGTGGGTACGTTGTTTTGTGAAGTATCCGATACATTCCGGGCATATAATTTAACCAAACACCGCCATACTCCGGAAATTGAGCAGGAATTGGGTCTGGCTGTGGGGCGGGAGATACGTCTGTCCTTCAACACCCATCTTGTGCCCATGAACCGGGGCATTCTGACCACGTCCTATGCCAAGCTCGCGGCCGGTGTGGATTTGGATCGGGTTCGGGACACCTATACCGGTTTTTATGCCGGAAAACCCTGGGTCAGGATTTTGCCAGCGGGGGTGCTTCCCGAGACGCGCTGGGTGCGCGGCACCAATTTTTGCGACATCGGTTTGGTCACCGACGATCGGACCGGCAGATTGATCACGGTTTCAGCCATCGATAATCTTTGCCGGGGCGCGTCCGGACAGGCCGTGGCCAATGCCAATCTGATGTTGGGGCTGGATTTGTCCACTGGTCTGTCCCAGGCTGCCATGATGCCGTAAACCGTGCCATGAGCGATTCGGGGAGTTCCTTGTACGAGACCATTTTCGTGGCCAGGCAGCCAATCTTTACCCACGACATGCGCATTTGGGGATATGAGCTGCTTTTCCGCGATGGCAAGGACATGCGGGCCGCCGTGATTCTCGATGGTGATCAGGCCACGACGCGGGTTATC from Deltaproteobacteria bacterium encodes the following:
- a CDS encoding DUF1844 domain-containing protein, encoding MSDKNIDKKYEDLSCSCADLPQLDFGTFVLSMSSSALVHLGEVPEPESGQVMENILAAKQTIDILCMLERKTKGNLTPQEARLLKDMLFELRMKYVQKAK
- a CDS encoding N-acetyl-gamma-glutamyl-phosphate reductase; translated protein: MKRVGLVGVTGYTGMELARILLGHPGMRLTQVTSRKEAGKRLAEIYPFLQGTELSDLMITAPDTSFLAANCDLVFLAVPHCTAMEMAAELRAKGARVVDLSADFRLRSKDVYESWYKVEHTRPDLLPEAVYGLPELYADRIVGASLVANPGCYPTSAILALYPALKAGLISPEDLVVDSKSGTTGAGRKAGVGTLFCEVSDTFRAYNLTKHRHTPEIEQELGLAVGREIRLSFNTHLVPMNRGILTTSYAKLAAGVDLDRVRDTYTGFYAGKPWVRILPAGVLPETRWVRGTNFCDIGLVTDDRTGRLITVSAIDNLCRGASGQAVANANLMLGLDLSTGLSQAAMMP